GTGGCTGTCCAAGCTGGCGGCGCGGGAAGGGAAGCGGGCGCGTACTCGGGTGGCGCAGACTCAAGGAACATAAAAAGAAGCCCCCCAATGAATCAGGGGGCTTCTGGATTAGCTAATGGTTTAAGGGCGGCTACTTTTTCTCGTTCTTGCTGGCGAGGACATTTTCATCGTGCTCACGCTTTTCGTCATCGCCCTTGCCGCCGATGCCGTCTTTAAAGGCGCGGATGCCTTTGCCCAGGGACCCGCCTATGTCGGTGAGGCGGCCGGCGCCGAAAATGACCAGCACTATAGCCAGGATAATAAGAAGTTCCCATGCTCCTATCTTTGGCACGGCCCTTCACCCCTTTGACAAGATAAGTCGTAGAAAGGGTACCATAGAACTTAACTTTGGAGCAACTTCAACCAGCCGCCGCAAGACCCAGGATTTAGCGCCGCCAACTATTCTTGATGGTCTGCTGGAGACACTTGTATAATGATTCTTTCCTCAGTAACATACCTGTCTCGTATTGCAGAATCCCCAGGAGGACACCGCTGAATTGGCGTCACGCTCGGAGTATGATATTGCGGTTATTGGAGCAGGGCCGGGAGGGTACGTAGCTGCCATCAGAGCAGGCCAGCTGGGCCTGAAGACGGCTGTTATAGAGCGTGACGAGGTGGGCGGCATCTGCTTGAATTGGGGCTGCATACCCAGCAAGGCGCTCCTGCGCAACGCCGAGGTTGTGTCCCTGGCGAAGCACGGCGCAGAGTATGGCATAACCTTCGACAATTTGAAGGTGGACTATTCCAAGGCCTACGACCGCAGCCGCGTGGTGGTGTCTCGGCTGACCCGCGGGGTCGCCAGCCTTCTGAAGAAGAACAAGGTCGACACCATCAAGGGCAGCGCCAGGTTTGTCGACGCCCACACCCTGACCATATCGCCCAGCGAGGACGTGATCGTCGCCAAGAACATCATCGTCGCCACGGGTGGACGCCCCCGCAGCATACCGCCCCTGCCTATCGACGGCGAGGTGGTGGTCACCAGCCGTCACGCCATCGAGCAGAAGACGGCGCCGTCATCGGTGGTAATAGTGGGCGGCGGGGCTATTGGCGTCGAATTCGCGTCCATATATCACGCCTATGGGGCCAAGGTGACGGTGGTGGAACTGCTGCCCCGCCTGGTGCCCAACGAGGATGAGGAGATAAGCCAGCAGCTTGAGCGCTCCTTCAAAAAGCAGGGCATTGAAATTATGACAGGCGCTAAGGTCACCGGCGTGTCCAAGAAGGGAAAGACGGCGCAGGTGAAGGTGGAGCAGAACGGCGCCACCTCAGAGATAACGGCAGATAGGGTGCTGGTGGCCATTGGCATTCAGGGGAACGTGGAGGACATGGGGCTGGAGAAGGTTGGGATAGCCACGGAGCGCGGGTTTATTAAAGTGGACGATAATCTAGCGACCAGCGCCAAGGGCGTGTACGCCATCGGCGACGTGACCGGGAAGCTGCTGCTGGCGCACGCGGCGTCGGCGCAGGGGGTAATGGTGGTGGAGCGGATAGCAGGGATGGAGTCCCCTGGCCTGGACTACACCGACATGCCCAAGGCGACGTATTGCAGTCCACAGGTCGCCAGCTTCGGCCTCACCGAGAAGCAGGCGCGGGAGCAGGGTCATGATGTTAAGATAGGAAAGTTCCCGTTCATCGCCAGCGGCAAGGCCCTGGCCCTGGGGCACACCGATGGTTTCGTAAAGCTGGTCACCGACGCCAAGCACGGAGAAATCCTGGGTGTTCACCTCATAGGCCCGGAGGTGACTGAGCTTTTGGCGGAGATATCTATGACGCGGATGCTGGAGGGCACCACCACGGAGCTTGGATGGGTGGTCCACTCGCATCCGACCCTGTCTGAAGCCCTAAAAGAGGCCGCCCTTGTAGCCAAGGGTGAGGCCATTAATATTTAGCACGGGGAGGACGGCAGCCTGTGAAGCTAAAGGAAAAGATTTCCAAAGCCCAGCTTCTGGAGATGTACCGCCAGATGGTGCTCATCCGAGAATTCGAGAATGAGTGCTATCGACAGTACATGCAGAAGAACGTAAAGGGCTTCCTCCACGTTTACAGCGGCGAAGAGGCCATTGCCGTAGGCGTCATGTCCTTACTGGAACCGCAAGACTATATCGTCACCCACTATCGAGACCACGGCCACGCCATAGCGCGGGGGTTGGACACGAAGGCACTGATGGCCGAGCTGTTCGGCAAGGCCACGGGTGTCAGCAAAGGCAAGGGCGGCTCCATGCACCTTTTCGATGTAAAAAAGCGGTTCATGGGCGGCTACGCCATTGTGGGCGGGCAGCTTCCCATTGCGGTGGGGCTGGCGATGGCGTCCAAGGAGAAGGGCGAGAACGGGCTGACGATATGCTTCTTCGGCGACGGCGCGATGCAGGAAGGGGAGTTCCACGAGTCGCTAAATCTGGCGTCGATATGGAAGCTGCCTGTGATCTTCTACTGCGAGAACAACTTGTACGGGATGGGCGCGTCGGTATCGGAGACGTATGCCGGGCACGACCAGATTTACAAGGCCGGCGAGCCGTACAAGATACCGGGGGTTCGTGTCGACGGGATGAACCTGTTCGAGGTCCGCAGGACGACGGCGGAGGCGGTGAAGCACGTCAGGGGTGGCGAAGGGCCTATGTTAATCGAGGCGCAAACGTACCGGTACCGGGGCCATTCCATATCAGACCCCGCGGGATACCGCCCTAAAGATGAGGTGGAGTTCTGGATGACCAGAGACCCAATCATTTTGCTTAAAAAGCAATTATTGTCCGAGGGAACGGCTACGGAAGAGGAGTTGAAGTCAATTGTGAAAGCGGCGGAAGAAGAGATTGTGGCGGCGGTGAAGTTCGCCACCGAGAGCCCGTTCCCCGAGCCCGCCGCGCTGCACCAGGAAGTTTACAGTCACTAAGGAGTCGTCATGCCGGTAATGAGCATAAGGGACGCCATGCACATGGCGTTGAGGGAGGCCCTGGATGAGGACTCCAGGGTCTTTATTATAGGCGAGGACATTGGCCCTTACGGCGGCACATATGCCGTGACCAAGGGCTTGTACGACGACTACGGCCCGCAGCGCATCAAGGACTCGCCGCTGGCGGAGTCGGTTATCATCGGCGCAGGGGTGGGGTCCGCCATGGGCGGGTTGCGGCCCATTGTGGAGATTATGACCATCAACTTCACGCTTTTGGGCATGGACCAGATAGTGAACCACGCCGCCAAACTGCGGTACATGTCAGGGGGGCAGCTTGAGATTCCGCTGATAGTGCGGACGGTGACCGGCGGCGGGGCGCAGCTGGCGGCGACGCACTCACAGAACTTCGAGGGGTGGTACGCCTCAGTGCCGGGGTTGAAGGTGGTGGCGCCGTCCACGCCCTACGACGCCCTGGGCCTCTTTCGCGCCTGCCGTCAGAGCATGGACCCCATTCTGTTTGTCGAACACGCCCTTCTTTACAGCGTTAAGGGCGAGGTGCCGAAAGAACATTACACGGTGCCCCTGGGCGCTGCCGATGTGAAGCGCCCAGGCAAAAACATAACCATAGTCTCTCACGCTCGAATGCTCCATACGTCGCTGAGCGCTGCCGAGACTTTATCTAAGGAAGGCATCGAAGCTGAGGTGCTGGACCTGCGCACCATGCGCCCGCTGGACGTGGAGTCCATTGTGAATTCGGTGAAGAAGACGCACAGGGCGGTGGTGGTGGAGGAGACGTGGAAGACCGGCGGGTTCGCCGGAGAAATCGTCAGCCTTATTCAAGAACACGCATTTGATTACCTGGACGCGCCGGTGCTGCGGGTGTCGGGGGAAGAGGTTCCGGCGCCCTACTCGGCGCCGCTGGAGAACCTGGCCTTCCCTGACGCGGCGAGAGTAGTCGGCGCCGTCCGGGCTGTATTTGGCGCTTAGACCTGTTCAGGAGGAGCTCCCTTGGCCACCACTATAAGAATGCCCCAGATGGGCTTTGATATGCAGGAAGGCACCGTCGTCAAATGGCGAAAGAAGGAAGGCGACCAGGTGGCCCGGGGAGAGGTCATCGCCGAAATCGAGACGGATAAGGCGGTGGTCGAGATGGAGGCTTACGCAGGCGGCGTGCTGAAAAAGATCGTCGCGCCGGAAGGCTCCAAGGTGCCTGTGGAAAGCCCCATCGCCATCATTGGTGAGGACGGGGAGGAGCTGCCGGTGGACGCCACCACAAACGCCGCGACTCCCGCCACGCCGTCAGCCAAGGCCGCGCCGACGGCCAAGGTAAAGCCCGAGCCTCAGCCCGCGCCCGCCGCCGCTCAGGAAGCGCCCGCAGCCCCAGCAGGCGAGGTCAAGGTCAGCCCCCTGGCGAGGCGTATCGCTAAAGAGATGGGCGTCGATGTGAGCAAGGTGAAGGGCACGGGGCCGGGAGGACGCGTCACCGAAGCCGACGTTAGGGGCTACAAGGAGCCCGCCCCCGCGGCGGCGCCCGCTCCGGCCGCGGCCAAGGCTCCATCGCCTGCCGCCCCCGCGACCAAGGCGGCAGCCCCCAAGCCTGCCCTGCCCACCGAGGAAAAGCGCGTTCCATTAAGCCGCATGCGCCAGGCCATCGCCGCGCGAACTGTGGCGAGCATGAGGGAGGCGCCGCACTATTATGTGACATCGGAATTGGACATGGGGAAGGCCCTGGACCTGCGCAAGGAGCTTAACAGCAGCCTGCCGGAGGGCACCCGCGTCAGCGTCAACGACATGATCATACGCGCCTGCGTTCTGGCGATTCAGAAGTTCCCCAACTTCAACTCGTCGATACAGGGCAACGAACTGGTTATACACCCGAACGTCAACGTAGGCATCGCCATCGACATGGAGGGCGGGCTGATCATCGCGGCGGTGTCGCAATGCCAGTCCAAGGACCTAGTGGGGCTGGCGAAGGCCACCAAGGACCTTATTACCCGGGCCCAGGGCGGTAAGCTGAAGGCGGAGGAGTACACCAGCAGCACTTTCACCGTCAGCAACATGGGGATGCTGGACGTGGACAGCTTCACGGCGGTAATTAACCCCCCCAACTCGGCGGTAATGGCTGTGGGCGCGGTGAAGGACAAGCCTGTGGTGAAGAACGGGGAGATAGGCGTAGGGAAGATGATGAAGGTGACGGTCTCGTCCGACCACCGGGTCATCGACGGGGCTGAGGCGGCGCGGTTCCTACAGGAAGTAAAGCGGCTGCTGGAACACCCCGTCCTGTTACTTATCTAAGCCGTCCGTTCTTATTGGTAGGGGAATGCCGAGATATGGCCTGGCGCATCTCGAAGCTGCCATGTCTACCCACTGTCCAGCCCAGGGCCAGACCTCTCCAACTTGGTTTAACTCTCCTAACAAGCTTTCAAAGACCTGGAGGCGTTGATGCCAACAGTTAGCACACCCCTCAGACGCTGGTTCTTGACCGCTCTCATTGGTTCGCTGGTCATAAGCGCGCTGATAGCTATTTTTATTCTGATTTTTGGCGGCGATTTCGGCGAAACTGAGGGAAAGATCCTGTTTACTACCCTGACAATCTCACTTTTCAGTCTGACGGGTCTAGGGTCAGCGGCGCCGCTGGAGAGAAGCAGACTGTCAGCTTTTTGGTATCTGGGTATTGCTCTGGCCGTTGTAGGGTTCGTCTTCTTTGTCATTGGCATTTGGTCTGAATGGGTTGAAAAAGAACACTACGGAAATAGTATGGGCACCATAGCTATTTTCTCGTTCAGCTTCGCCCAAGTTGGAATGTTGTCTCTAGTGCGACTGAAAGGTACGGCGAGGGTCCTTACACCTGTTACTGCAATCATAATCTTTATCTTGGCCTCAATGGTGTCGGCGATGATGTTTGTGGATAACATTGATGATGGCGAATATCTGCGTGCAGTAGGAGTACTGGCGGTACTGGATGCCCTCGGCACCGTAACCATACCGCTATTGGGGCGGATGACGCCCAGGGAAACGCCAGCCGCAGCGCCTTCACAAGTCAAGCAGGTGGAGTTGCGGTGCCCTCGATGCGGCACTATGCAAACAATGGACGAAGGCGGGGCCTTATGCCAGAAGTGCGCATTGCGAATAACCATACGTACTGAAGCCTAGCGTGGAAGATAAAACCGTGGTAGTGTGCCACTGACCAACCGTTAGAGGGGGAAAGCCAGGTGAGTCAGGCCAGCACACCACAATACTCTCGCCGCATCTACGCCCTCCGGCCCAAGGACCTGACGGAGGAGCAGCTGGCGGTGGTTTTCGCGATGACCTCCCGACGGCCAGAGCCTTTCGACGAAATCGCGCAGCAGGTGAGCCAGGAGAAGGCGGCGGACTTCCACGAACGGTGGGTGCTGGGGTACGGGCACGCATCGGTGGCGGAACACGCGGTGCTGCACGTAGCGGCGGAGAACATATCCAGGCTGGCTTGCGACACGCTGGAGGACAACCGGCTGGGGTCTTATACCGAGAAGTCGTCGCGATACCAGGTCTTGCCACCGGGCTACTACCACGTCCCGCAGGAGCTGGACCAGGACCAGGCGATGGCCGAAGTCTTCCGCCAGACGTGCGACGGGCTTTTTGCCGCTTACGAACGAATGCTTACCGGCGTGTCCGAGCATCTGAAGAAGAAGCACCCGCAGAAGCCCGACGAGCGCCCAGGCGCCTATAATCTGCGGATACGTCGGGAGGCCATCGATAGCTGCCGGTTCCTTTTGCCCGCCGCTACGCTGACCAACGTAGGCGTTACTATGAACGCTCGAAGCATGGAACACGCTATAACCAAACTGCTGTCGTCGGAGCTGAGCGAAGAGAGGGAGTTGGGTGAGGATATAAAGCGCCGTGGGCAAGAGATAACGCCTACGCTTATCAAGTACGCGCAGGTGAATAAGTACCTGGCGGCGGCAGGGGAGCGGCAACAGGAGCAGACCGGGGATTCGGGCAACGGGCCACTGCCGTTGGACGTGGACGCGCGGCTGGCGCATTACGATACGCAGGCGGACCTGAAGCTGGCGGCGTCGATGCTGTTCAGGCATTCGACATTGTCATACGAGGAGGCGTGGCGGCGGGCGGAGGACATGGGGTCGGAGGGGCGGGGGAGGGTTATCGCGGGGATGTTGGAGGGGATGGGGCCTCACGACGCGCCGCCGCGGGAGTTTGAGATGGTGGACTATACCTTTGAATTGATCATGGACTACGGGGCGTATCGAGAGTTCAAGCGGCACCGGATGCAGAGCTACATACCGCAGCCGTTGACAGTGGCCCACGGGTCGCTGATGCCGCAGCTTATCAAGGAGGCTGGCCTGGGCGGGGAGTTTGGGGAGGCGATGGAGGTCAGCGAGTCGGGGTTCAAGAAGGTTTACAAAAGCTATCCGCTGCTGGCCCCGTATCTCGCGACACACGCGCACAAGCGGCGGGTGCTGACCAAGATGAACCTTCGCGAATGCTACCACCTGTTCAAGCTAAGAACACAGCGCCAGGCTCATTTTTCCATCAGGCTGGTTATGGACAAGGCGCTGCGAGAAGCCGTGAGGGTACACCCCGACCTCTTTAGGCATATGCCGCTGCGGGACTTCCCGGAGTGGTGGCCGTTCAAGAAGCCTCAGGGGTCAGAGCAGTCGCGCATGTAGCCGCATCGCAGGCATGTGAGCTTGCAGTGGGAGTCCAGCATGACGAAGCCGCAGAGGTCGCAGATATAGACCCTCGCGGCTGGAGTGTCTTCACGAGGGGCTTCCTGCGTCTTTTCTTCCTCTGTAGGGCCTATCGCCATCCGCTAATAGTAGTCGCTGCCAGACTGGCCTGACGTGGGGGTCTTTGTTTCTGAACCCGCGCCGGCAGGGGCGTTCCCCACGTTGAAAGTGCCGTTCATGCCGCTACTCTCGTGGGGGCGGCAGAAGTAGTAGAGGGTTGCGGCCCCGGAGGGAACGGTTATCTCCTGGCTCTTACTATCGCCGCCGTTTAGCTCCAGGTCAACCAGGATTTCCTTTTTGTCGTTGCTGGTAGCGACGGTGAAGGTATGAAGCAAAGAGCTGGTGTTGCTGGCGGTGAACTTGACCTTCTGGCCGGGCTGGAGCGCGGTGGTCTCAGGCTGGATGGAGAAGCTCCTGACCTCCACCTTGACCTCTTTAGCGCCGGCGGCGGAGGGAACGGGGTTGCCGGTGGAGGTGGGGGTAGACTCCTCGGAGCCGCAGGCCGCGATGATAAGGGCTAGAGCAACAAGGACTGTCAAGACCAAGGTCTTCATTTTGCCTCCTTTTCAGGGAAGGTACGTAACAATCAGGACGGGGCGGCTGTCGGCGTCCAAGTTATCGCGAGAGTCGAAACGCTTGGCGGTGGCGCCTTTGCTTTCGTCGCCGATAAGGACCCAGCCGAAGTTACTGCCAGGGTTGCTTAACCAGCCCTGGACATGGGCCAGCATCTGCGCGGTGGATCCCCAGGTGACCCTGCCCTCGCTACCTACGGCGGCGGAGGCGCTGGCTGTGGAGACGAAATCGCCTCCCAGAGCGTTCCAGAAACGTGTGTTGAATTTACTGAAATGCCACGAAGCATCGCCCTGGGCTGCGACCGCGCCGCCGCCTTCGTTGCCGGAAGCGATGGAGGCGCCCTCGCCCCAATCGGCAGTCAAGCGATGGAGCCGGACCTGGGTGGGCGGCGACTGCTGGGCCCTGGAGACCCTTAGCACCAGCTCAACGCCGGTTATCTGGACGCCGGCGGGGACGGCGGAGAGGTCGAAGGCTATCAGGGCGCGACGGGCCGAGCCGCTGCCGTTCCTGCCGACAAAGAGGTGCTGGCCCTTGCCGTTGCTCATCTCTTTAATGTGGTCCTCATAGAGGGTGTTGTCCTTGACCGGAGTCAATCGTAACGCTTTTCTGGGTCCTGGGTGGGGGGTGGACACAGGGGTTGGGATAAGGGTGGCGGTGGAGGTGGGAGTGGGGGTAACAGGAGGTCTGGTGGGCGTAGGTGTGGACGTGGGTATGGCAGTCGCGGTAGCGGTGGTCGTGGGCGCGCTGGTGGGCGTGGCCGGCCGGGTTGGCGTGTTTGTGGGAGTAGCGGCCTGGGAGACAACGGTGGCGGTAGGCGTGGCCGTGGGGCTGATGGTGGTGATGGGTGTTGGAGGCATGGAAGTGGGGGTCGGGGAGGATGAGGCCGCAGAGGGCTGGGTGGCGGTAGGTGTGAGCGAGCCGATGGGGGTAGCGGCGTCGCCGCCGCAGGCGAGCAGTAAGGAGAGGGTAAGCAGGAGCGCTGAAATGATAACCCAGGGCCTCAAGAGTAACCTCCTAGACTTACAGAGCTGAAGATGCCCGACAAAGAATAGGGCTGCGCCTGGCGGCTTTCAAGCCTTGATTAAAGTACGGAAACAAAACGAGGCTGGATTAACGGCGCTTCTCGTTGACGCTTGCGAAAGCCCAATGCTAACATAACGGTAGTGTACGCTCCCCTAGTTGACCTCAATCCTCTTCTATCGGGATTTCCCCGGTTTTCCCGCATATTCAACATCTAGAATCATGGATAACCTATGCCTGAAGCGCTGATAGAGAACTGGACAGCCCTGCTGCTGGCCGGGCTCATCGGCTTTGGCGCCATAGCAATTATGTTAGGGGCCTCGCTTCTCATATCCTCACGGCGTCGCTCGGAGATAAAGGAGACGCCGTACGAATGCGGGATACCGGCGGCGCCCTACGCTTTTTCGCAGATAAACATTCGATACTACATCTTCGCCATACTTTTCCTAATCTTCGACGTGGAGGCTGTGTTCCTCTTTCCCTGGGCAGTGGTGTTCATGGGCAGCAAGGTGGCCTTCTACGCGATGATGATTTTCCTGGCGGTGCTGCTGGTGGCTTTGATATACGGCTGGAAGAAGGGCGTGTTGGAATGGACAAGATAACCCTGGCCCAGGGCAACCGGCCCGCTCCCAGCCTACTGCATCGGGCTGCGCCCAGCTTTATAACCGCGAAGAGTGACGAACTCTTTGCCCTGGCCCGCAAATCATCGCTATGGACGCTGACCTTTGGGCTGGCGTGCTGCGCCATTGAAATGATGTCCACCTACATGGCCCACCACGACTTCGACCGCTTCGGGGTGGTGACATGGCCGTCGCCGAGGCAGTCGGACGTGATGATTGTGGCGGGGACGGTGGTGAAGAAGATGGCGGAGCCGATAAAGCTGCTCTACGAACAGATGCCGGAGCCGAAGTGGGTGATAGCCATGGGAAGCTGCGCCACCAACGGCGGGCCGTACTACCGGTCTTATTCGGTGGTCATGGGCGTGGACCGCATCATACCCGTCGATGTGTACGTGCCGGGATGTCCCCCTCGACCAGAGGCGCTGATGCACGGCATCTTGAAGCTGCAAGAAAAAATCTCTCAGGACGCCAAGCGTGGCCGCGGCGGGACATAAGCCGGAAGCGCAAGCTCAAACTCGAACGCTCCAGCCGAGAGAGCTGGAGCTTACCAGTATCGTTATCAGGATTTTGAGGGGGTATCGCGTCCACGCCGGCGCGCTGTTCGACCGCGTACAGATAGAGATAAGAGCGGAGGACCTGGTGTCGGTGTGCCGTATCCTGAAGGACGACAACGCCACGCGCTTCAAGACCCTTCTTTGCGTAGCGGCAGTGGACTATAAAGACAAGATTCAGATGGTATACACGCTGCTGTCCATGGAGTGGGAATACACACTGGCCATAAAAGTGGACCTGCCGGCGGAGAGGCCGGAGGCGCCATCGCTCACCGGCCTGTGGCATGCCGCCGACTGGTACGAGCGTGAGGCCCACGACCTGTTTGGAGTAAACTTTACCGGCCATCCAGGATTGAAGCCGCTGCTATTGTACGAAGGGTTTGAGGGCCATCCAGGCCTGAAATCCTTTCCTTTCCATGAATATACGGAATTTTAGCTATGAACACTGTAACGCTTAAAACTCGAATGACAAAAAAAGAAGGCTTCTACGAAGCCGCTATTGAAAACCTGCCAGTAGCCTCTACCGGCAACAGCTACGAAGAGGCGACGGAGGAGCTGGTGCGCCAGTTTAAGGACTGGGCCCACGAATGCGAGGAGAAGGGCACGCTGGAAGCCTCGCTGGAGAAGGCTGGGTACCCAAGGGTAGACGACAGCACGGAGATCCATCTGATGCTCATCGGCGAGGAACAGGACTAGCGTGGCTACCAACTCCGACCAGATGCTGGGGCAGGCGCCTGAGCAGTCCCAGAACCTGGATATCCTTATGAATATGGGGCCGCAGCACCCTTCGACGCACGGCGTATTTCGCATGCTGCTGCGGGTGGACGGCGAGGTGGTGGTGGACGCGGAGCCGCACATTGGCTATTTGCATCGCGGGTCGGAGAAGCTGGCGGAGGGGGAGCAGTACCACCAGGTAGTGACGCTGATGGACCGCCTGGACTACATTGCCAACTTCAACAACGAGTGGGCTTTCTGCCGCGCGGTGGAAAAGCTCATGGGACTGGAGGTGCCTGAGCGGGCCGAATATATCAGGGTTATTTTGGGCGAGCTGAACAGAGTCGCCAGCCACCTGCTGTTCCTGGGGACCTTCGGGCTGGACGCGGGGGCTATGACGCCGGTAATGTTCGCCTTCCGGGGCCGCGAGCGCATCCAGGCGCTGTTCGAGGCGGTCAGCGGGGCGAGGATGATGCACAACTATTTCCACATCGGCGGCGTGAAGGAGGACCTGCCGGAGAACTTCCACGCGCTGATGGACAAGCTGATGCCGGAGCTTCGTCGGGACGTGGAGGAGTGCGACAAGCTGCTGAGTTTCAACGAGGTCTTCGTCGCGCGGACTAAGGGCGTCGGCGGCATCGACCGGGACACGGCCATAAACTACGGGTGGACGGGGCCGTGCCTGCGGGCCTGCGGCGTCAATTACGACGTGCGAAAGGCGGAGCCGTATTCGGTCTACCAGCGCTTTAAGTTCGACGTGCCGGTGGGCCGCGACGGCGACTCGTGGGAGCGGTATTTCGTCCGCGTGCGGGAGATGTACGAGTCGCTGAGCATCGTAGAGCAGGCGATGAAGTCCATGTCCGGCGGGCCGGTCATGGCCGTGGGGCGGCGGCTGATTCGCCCCACTAAGGGTGACGTGTATGTTCGCGCGGAGAACCCCAGGGGCGAGATTGGCGTGTACCTGGTCAGCGACGGCACGGACAAGCCATATCGAATCAAGGTGAGGCCGCCGTCCTTCTGCAACCTCAGCGCCATCGGCCGCCTGATCAAGGACACCTACGTAGCCGACGCCGTTATAATCCTTGGCTCGCTGGACATTGTGCTGGGCGAGGTGGACCGGTGAGTTTGTCTGAAGTCCTGCTGCTGGCGCTAGCGCTGCTCATCATGTTCACCGCCCTCTCGGTGGTGGTGCTGTCGCTGGTGTGGATAGAGCGGAAGTTCCTGGGCCGTCTGCAACGCCGGCTTGGGCCGACGCGCGTCGGCCCCTTCGGGCTGCTGCAACCCGTGGCCGACGCTATAAAGCTGGTGACGAAGGAAGACCTGGTGCCGTCGCAGTCGGACAGGCTGATATTCTGGATTGCGCCGCTGCTGGTGCTGGTGCCGTCGTTCATGGTGTGGGTGACCATCCCCGCCGCCCGAGACCTGGTGGTGCAAAACCTGGACCTGGGGCTGTTTGTAATCATCGCCCTGCTGGTAGTATCGATACTGGGGTTGCTGCTGGCGGGCTGGGGGTCGGCCAACAAGTACGGCGCGCTGGGCGGACTGCGGGCCGCGGCGCAGCTGGTGAGCTATGAGGTGCCGCTGATTATGGTGGTGGTGGCGGTGGCGGTGCTGGCGGGATCGCTGGACCTGCGGGCGGTGTCGGCGAGCCAGGTGCCGCTGGACACAGCGCAGGACGTGCTGAATGAGATTAACGCGGCGGGCGGCGTCTTCAACCACGAAGGCATACCTTTCGCGGTGCTGTTCCCGCTGGGGCTGGTGCTGTTCCTGCTGGCAGGGCTGGCGGAGGTGGGCCGCATACCCTTCGACATCTATTTCGCGGAATCCGAGATTGTGGGCGGGCCCTTTGTAGAGTACAGCGGCGCCCACTGGTCGGTTTTCTTCCTGGCCGAATATATGAACACTTTCCTCATCGCGGCGCTGGCCTCGCTGCTGTTCCTGGGCGGCTGGTATGGCCCCCTGCTTCCCGAGTGGGTATGGTTCCTGATTAAGACCTACTTTATGGTGCTGGTGATATTCTGGATTCGAGGGACGTTCCCTCGACTCAGAATAGACCAGCTAATGTCCTTCGGGTGGAAGGGAATGATACCGCTGTCCTTTGCCGGCGTGGTGATGACAAGTGTTTACAGATTCTACGATTGGCCGTGGTGGAGCATGTCGCTGATGTCGGTGGCGACGCTGGCCGTGGCAGGGTACTGGCTGTACCGCCAGTTCACGCTGCCGGTGATCAAGTTGGCCCGCTCCTACGGCCGGGAGCCAGGGAGGGCGCCAAGTGCTCGCTAGCCTAAAGGGAATGCTGCTGACGATAGTTTCGACGTTCAAGAAGCCGGTGACGGACCAGTACCCGAAGAAGCCGCGCGAGAAGGAGCCTAGATACATGGGCTTCCCGGCGCTGACCTGGGACCACGAGGTGGGCGAACCCTTCTGCACCGCCTGTATGGTGTGCATACGCAACTGCC
This is a stretch of genomic DNA from SAR202 cluster bacterium. It encodes these proteins:
- a CDS encoding NADH-quinone oxidoreductase subunit A; protein product: MPEALIENWTALLLAGLIGFGAIAIMLGASLLISSRRRSEIKETPYECGIPAAPYAFSQINIRYYIFAILFLIFDVEAVFLFPWAVVFMGSKVAFYAMMIFLAVLLVALIYGWKKGVLEWTR
- a CDS encoding NADH-quinone oxidoreductase subunit B; protein product: MDKITLAQGNRPAPSLLHRAAPSFITAKSDELFALARKSSLWTLTFGLACCAIEMMSTYMAHHDFDRFGVVTWPSPRQSDVMIVAGTVVKKMAEPIKLLYEQMPEPKWVIAMGSCATNGGPYYRSYSVVMGVDRIIPVDVYVPGCPPRPEALMHGILKLQEKISQDAKRGRGGT
- a CDS encoding NADH-quinone oxidoreductase subunit D → MLGQAPEQSQNLDILMNMGPQHPSTHGVFRMLLRVDGEVVVDAEPHIGYLHRGSEKLAEGEQYHQVVTLMDRLDYIANFNNEWAFCRAVEKLMGLEVPERAEYIRVILGELNRVASHLLFLGTFGLDAGAMTPVMFAFRGRERIQALFEAVSGARMMHNYFHIGGVKEDLPENFHALMDKLMPELRRDVEECDKLLSFNEVFVARTKGVGGIDRDTAINYGWTGPCLRACGVNYDVRKAEPYSVYQRFKFDVPVGRDGDSWERYFVRVREMYESLSIVEQAMKSMSGGPVMAVGRRLIRPTKGDVYVRAENPRGEIGVYLVSDGTDKPYRIKVRPPSFCNLSAIGRLIKDTYVADAVIILGSLDIVLGEVDR
- the nuoH gene encoding NADH-quinone oxidoreductase subunit NuoH, which produces MSEVLLLALALLIMFTALSVVVLSLVWIERKFLGRLQRRLGPTRVGPFGLLQPVADAIKLVTKEDLVPSQSDRLIFWIAPLLVLVPSFMVWVTIPAARDLVVQNLDLGLFVIIALLVVSILGLLLAGWGSANKYGALGGLRAAAQLVSYEVPLIMVVVAVAVLAGSLDLRAVSASQVPLDTAQDVLNEINAAGGVFNHEGIPFAVLFPLGLVLFLLAGLAEVGRIPFDIYFAESEIVGGPFVEYSGAHWSVFFLAEYMNTFLIAALASLLFLGGWYGPLLPEWVWFLIKTYFMVLVIFWIRGTFPRLRIDQLMSFGWKGMIPLSFAGVVMTSVYRFYDWPWWSMSLMSVATLAVAGYWLYRQFTLPVIKLARSYGREPGRAPSAR